One stretch of Caldinitratiruptor microaerophilus DNA includes these proteins:
- a CDS encoding PaaI family thioesterase — protein sequence MPRNPFRELIGAQVLRVERGRAVVRMPADDRLHNSAATVHGGAICTLADAAIATALRSALMPGDLASTIEMKVNFLAPARGDLDAHARAIHVGGATAVGEADVLDAEGRLVAKAIATFHVRRGAGPVRPGARTAMDPDVDGPEPA from the coding sequence ATGCCGCGCAATCCGTTCCGGGAGCTCATCGGCGCACAGGTGCTCCGGGTGGAGCGGGGCCGGGCGGTGGTGCGCATGCCCGCGGACGACCGCCTGCACAACAGCGCCGCGACGGTGCACGGGGGAGCCATCTGCACCCTGGCCGACGCGGCCATCGCTACCGCGCTGCGCAGCGCCCTCATGCCGGGCGACCTCGCCTCGACGATCGAGATGAAGGTCAACTTCCTCGCTCCGGCGCGGGGCGACCTGGACGCCCACGCGCGGGCGATCCACGTCGGCGGGGCGACGGCCGTGGGCGAGGCGGACGTGCTCGACGCCGAGGGCCGCCTCGTCGCCAAGGCCATCGCCACCTTTCACGTGCGCCGCGGGGCGGGCCCTGTCCGCCCCGGTGCCCGGACCGCCATGGACCCGGACGTGGACGGCCCCGAGCCGGCGTAG